A stretch of the Vibrio sp. HB236076 genome encodes the following:
- a CDS encoding competence protein CoiA family protein, translating to MTLKTAWAIRDRLVNINQLDRNTERGSKCNCFCISCGSELIARMGDHMAYHFAHSSDSNCSVESIQHQLAKTIIAESISDSITTADNNPIYKSFGYEVELENVELEKTLSEGHIVADCFVNHDNKPFAIEIFYTNIKGSAHIEKYHDTGIPALEIDISGMDLDLSRDELKKFVLHDAPRKWLRKTKIKQEASNDFIDSDSIDKLNGISADDAILKLEELHKNNLLYGFVSATGECGQSSFQRKEKIVVQSINGVIESNNNYVLARGHVAKNIPVNIIIPQSGYAMKKCLSPTLVVTLDPRGIHHRANWHGIDKWKQKLQYQANLEADKKEQSRLKRFAKDDSEITIEDICIMYKESSLADFYSTLYKYTGLELSNLPFIQNEKKMTNWNCPRAVWRAIILLVFVKQGQELECDMLASDMYMSDAFDWDFRYTENRSKEVYFWLDKHFKALGAKRKHLTYQFFKSKLPKNFDSMIVDLITN from the coding sequence ATGACACTCAAAACAGCATGGGCAATTCGAGATAGGTTGGTTAACATCAATCAACTGGATAGAAACACTGAACGAGGGAGTAAATGTAATTGTTTCTGTATCTCATGCGGCTCTGAACTTATTGCAAGAATGGGGGATCACATGGCGTATCACTTTGCACATAGCTCAGACAGTAACTGTTCCGTTGAAAGTATCCAACATCAACTTGCTAAAACAATCATTGCCGAAAGCATTTCAGACTCCATCACCACTGCAGATAACAATCCTATTTATAAGTCATTTGGCTATGAAGTAGAGTTAGAGAATGTCGAGCTTGAAAAAACACTTTCTGAAGGCCATATAGTTGCCGACTGTTTCGTCAATCATGATAACAAACCATTTGCTATTGAGATTTTTTATACCAACATAAAAGGCTCAGCTCATATAGAGAAATATCATGACACTGGTATTCCAGCCCTAGAAATTGATATATCTGGGATGGATCTAGATTTAAGCCGTGATGAACTCAAAAAATTTGTTCTGCATGATGCACCAAGGAAATGGCTCAGAAAAACAAAAATAAAACAAGAAGCTAGTAATGACTTTATCGATAGTGACTCAATTGATAAATTGAACGGCATATCAGCAGATGATGCCATACTCAAGTTAGAAGAACTCCATAAAAATAACTTATTGTATGGTTTCGTCAGTGCCACTGGAGAGTGTGGTCAGTCAAGCTTTCAGCGTAAAGAAAAAATTGTTGTTCAATCAATAAATGGTGTCATTGAGTCAAATAATAACTATGTTTTAGCTCGAGGTCATGTGGCTAAAAATATTCCAGTAAACATTATAATTCCACAAAGTGGTTACGCCATGAAGAAATGCTTGTCACCCACACTCGTGGTAACTCTCGATCCAAGAGGAATACATCATCGAGCTAATTGGCATGGCATAGATAAATGGAAGCAAAAGCTCCAGTATCAAGCCAACTTGGAAGCGGATAAAAAGGAGCAAAGTCGCCTTAAACGTTTTGCTAAGGATGATAGTGAAATCACTATAGAGGACATTTGTATAATGTATAAGGAGTCGTCTTTGGCTGATTTTTATAGCACGCTTTATAAATATACTGGTCTTGAACTATCTAATCTGCCGTTCATTCAAAATGAGAAAAAAATGACTAATTGGAATTGTCCAAGAGCCGTTTGGCGGGCGATAATACTATTAGTATTTGTCAAACAAGGACAGGAGCTAGAATGCGATATGCTTGCTTCTGATATGTATATGAGTGATGCTTTTGACTGGGACTTCAGATATACCGAGAACAGAAGTAAAGAAGTGTATTTCTGGCTAGATAAACACTTTAAAGCACTTGGTGCAAAGAGAAAGCACTTAACTTATCAATTTTTTAAGTCTAAGCTGCCGAAAAACTTCGACTCGATGATAGTAGATTTGATTACTAACTAA
- a CDS encoding LexA family transcriptional regulator, which translates to MKVIPIFASAGITGFESPASEYTQLALDLDEILIQHPSATFIGQACGDSMQGVGIFDHDFLIVDRHVQPLNGDVVVANYNGEFVCKILDTVNRQLLSANTGFAPVHVSEADSFSLEGVVVHSIRNHRAREFPFSQ; encoded by the coding sequence ATGAAAGTCATTCCAATTTTTGCCAGTGCCGGTATTACCGGTTTTGAGAGCCCGGCCAGCGAATATACTCAGCTTGCACTCGACCTCGATGAAATACTGATTCAACACCCTAGCGCAACATTCATTGGGCAAGCTTGTGGTGATTCGATGCAGGGCGTCGGTATTTTTGACCATGATTTTTTGATTGTTGATCGGCATGTTCAACCGCTGAATGGTGATGTGGTCGTGGCAAATTATAATGGTGAGTTTGTTTGTAAAATTTTGGATACCGTTAATCGGCAGCTTTTATCGGCCAATACCGGTTTTGCGCCAGTGCATGTCAGTGAAGCGGATTCTTTTTCGTTGGAAGGTGTGGTGGTGCACTCGATACGCAATCACCGTGCGAGAGAGTTTCCTTTCTCGCAGTGA
- a CDS encoding GIY-YIG nuclease family protein, with product MTLDNQVIINILQSNSAISAMTKTTIKWTKSKCSLEASKFKTRKEFKVNSGSAYNSALRYGWLDDICCHMPANNKRAKWYWTFERCKAEAIKYQTRSEFKTGSGGAYDSAQINQWLDEICGHMTNKYKKSGFWTKENCQAEALKYTSSKEFKSKAGGAYTKAAKSGWLKEITSHMPNPYKELKKCLYEVYFEKSDTYYIGLTNNFNRRVIEHTKSKSGSSTTYSTSVFDHINATGETPQFRQISEYMDADLASDEEQRLITQYHLKGKSLLNRNIGGSLGGGWIKWTKKTIQTEALKYDTRTEFINNASGAYEAAVKRGWLQEVCSHMKTFSKPMGHWTKENCRIEASTYTSKKEFKSKSSGAYQAASKHGWLDEICHYPNAKRKPNGYWTKDRCELEAKNHKTRGEFRKVSSQAYAAAQRSKWLDLICSHMVSPQKPNGYWTKDRCQEEALKYTTRSKFAKCSSSAYTKAKREKWLDDICTHMSKPKQPNPLRQ from the coding sequence TTGACCTTAGATAATCAAGTTATAATAAATATTCTTCAATCAAACTCTGCAATATCAGCGATGACAAAAACAACGATCAAGTGGACTAAGAGTAAATGCTCTCTTGAGGCATCAAAGTTCAAGACAAGAAAGGAATTCAAAGTTAACTCAGGCAGCGCTTACAACTCTGCTTTAAGATACGGTTGGTTGGATGATATTTGTTGTCACATGCCTGCTAACAACAAGAGAGCCAAATGGTATTGGACTTTTGAACGATGCAAGGCAGAAGCTATTAAATATCAAACCCGTTCAGAATTTAAGACTGGCTCAGGAGGAGCTTACGATTCTGCGCAAATCAACCAGTGGCTAGATGAGATTTGTGGCCACATGACAAATAAGTACAAGAAAAGTGGTTTCTGGACAAAAGAAAATTGCCAAGCAGAAGCTTTAAAATACACGTCAAGCAAAGAGTTCAAATCAAAGGCTGGTGGCGCTTACACCAAAGCAGCAAAGTCGGGTTGGCTCAAAGAAATTACATCGCACATGCCTAACCCTTATAAAGAACTAAAAAAGTGCCTATACGAAGTGTATTTCGAAAAATCGGACACTTACTACATTGGCTTAACTAACAACTTCAATAGAAGAGTTATTGAACACACGAAGAGCAAATCTGGTTCATCTACGACCTACTCTACATCCGTATTCGACCACATCAATGCGACAGGTGAAACGCCTCAGTTCAGACAGATTTCAGAGTATATGGATGCTGATTTAGCCTCGGATGAAGAGCAAAGACTCATTACCCAATACCACCTAAAAGGCAAGTCGCTGCTTAACCGAAATATAGGCGGCTCTTTGGGTGGCGGGTGGATCAAGTGGACGAAGAAGACGATCCAGACAGAAGCTTTGAAATACGACACTAGAACTGAATTTATAAACAATGCATCTGGGGCTTATGAAGCTGCCGTCAAAAGGGGGTGGCTACAAGAAGTTTGTTCTCACATGAAAACCTTTAGTAAGCCTATGGGACATTGGACTAAAGAGAACTGCCGCATCGAAGCTTCAACGTACACATCCAAAAAAGAATTTAAGTCAAAATCTTCTGGAGCATATCAAGCAGCTAGCAAGCATGGTTGGCTAGATGAGATTTGTCATTATCCAAATGCTAAACGCAAACCAAACGGTTATTGGACAAAAGATAGGTGTGAGCTTGAAGCGAAGAATCACAAAACGCGAGGTGAGTTCCGAAAAGTCTCCTCACAAGCTTATGCGGCTGCACAAAGATCAAAATGGTTAGACTTAATTTGCTCTCACATGGTTAGCCCTCAAAAACCAAATGGCTACTGGACTAAAGATAGATGCCAAGAGGAAGCGTTAAAGTACACAACTCGAAGTAAGTTCGCAAAATGCTCATCAAGCGCTTATACAAAAGCAAAAAGAGAAAAATGGTTGGATGATATTTGTACCCACATGAGTAAGCCTAAGCAACCGAATCCTCTTCGTCAGTAG
- a CDS encoding DUF4268 domain-containing protein — MQFEMTRFDAEENKRLFDYLYDRIEDIHAQFGQELEWLRLDEKKASRVQCARPINGDDRQQWPEVITWYVENMSRLESALKDVIQDAKKVL; from the coding sequence GTGCAGTTTGAAATGACACGTTTTGACGCTGAGGAAAATAAACGGCTTTTTGATTACTTGTATGATCGAATAGAAGATATTCATGCTCAGTTTGGGCAAGAGCTAGAATGGTTAAGATTGGATGAGAAAAAAGCTTCTAGAGTGCAATGTGCAAGACCAATCAATGGTGATGACCGCCAGCAGTGGCCTGAAGTGATAACTTGGTACGTTGAAAACATGTCTCGCCTTGAATCAGCGTTAAAAGACGTTATTCAAGATGCAAAAAAGGTCTTGTAG
- a CDS encoding DUF262 domain-containing protein — MSSKVETELLSLQTIAKKDLGFVIPCYQRPYVWREEEVIKLFDDIHDAYLAKEPHYFIGSVLSALNGDKSEYELIDGQQRTTTLMLLSLAFKAVGVETQLAHVSIKGENPRLTFEIRESVRNLLGSYAGLDKITKPGEEDIRKDEYLVHLEANLSILRQQVDKLAKQSDFDIYGFADYIFNQVQWVNNIVPASMDLNRLFSSLNTGGIQLEPVDLLKAKLFKHIATDKAVYSGIWQACEHTDNYFERNLRQIFEDADWQKLEYADLANYQAEKFPLVSSSNNVQRVGKSIAEIASGSLDFDVEPEQLENQSDDFDDETVYCRSIISFELLLIHTLRIFCIQKSWDDLAPRIRASNLMLCFEGLLQQDERTIKSFIELLWQVRYQFDTWVVKWVEHDDREDAQLRLTSISKNKAYINRKAKELGLLAQLQAVRNFTGDRSAQYWLTAFLSRLVADPKVKDEDVVALLERIDNQMSLTSETQKETSFKLASGTSPQTIPWEEQAVYLKSSLGTRFEHYWFQKLEYLLWKNGDKANDEKLKRYRITSKNSVEHVHPQNEEYHHQLEKSPLNAFGNLVLLSPGENSSYSNQTVAKKKADFDSKPRYDALKLKDIFETYTQSYNQWSANEIEKHQQNMLVLLEKHYTQGVTNGQ; from the coding sequence ATGAGTTCAAAGGTTGAAACAGAGCTGCTTTCATTACAAACCATCGCGAAAAAAGATTTGGGTTTCGTTATTCCTTGCTACCAGCGTCCTTATGTCTGGCGTGAAGAAGAAGTGATTAAATTATTTGACGATATTCACGATGCTTATTTAGCGAAAGAGCCCCATTACTTTATTGGCAGTGTCTTGAGTGCGTTAAATGGCGATAAAAGCGAATATGAACTGATTGATGGGCAGCAAAGAACCACAACATTGATGTTGTTATCACTTGCCTTCAAGGCAGTAGGGGTTGAGACTCAGCTGGCTCATGTGAGTATCAAAGGTGAAAATCCAAGGTTAACGTTCGAAATTAGAGAGTCAGTGCGTAACTTGCTTGGCAGCTACGCGGGACTGGACAAGATCACGAAACCCGGTGAAGAAGATATTCGTAAGGATGAGTATTTAGTACATCTGGAGGCTAACCTGTCGATTCTGAGACAGCAAGTCGATAAGTTGGCAAAGCAATCAGACTTCGATATCTATGGTTTTGCTGACTACATTTTTAACCAAGTGCAGTGGGTAAATAATATTGTTCCAGCATCGATGGATCTTAATCGCTTGTTTTCGAGCTTAAATACAGGTGGTATACAGCTAGAACCCGTCGATTTATTGAAGGCTAAACTGTTCAAACACATTGCAACAGATAAGGCTGTTTACAGTGGTATCTGGCAAGCCTGTGAACACACAGACAACTATTTTGAACGCAATCTCAGACAAATTTTCGAAGATGCCGACTGGCAAAAACTGGAGTATGCAGATCTTGCCAATTATCAGGCAGAGAAATTTCCTCTAGTCAGTTCTAGCAACAATGTTCAACGAGTTGGTAAGTCAATTGCTGAGATAGCATCAGGATCATTGGATTTCGATGTCGAACCTGAACAATTGGAAAATCAAAGCGATGATTTTGATGACGAGACCGTTTATTGCCGTTCAATTATCAGTTTTGAATTACTGTTGATTCATACGCTCAGAATTTTTTGCATCCAGAAATCATGGGATGATCTTGCACCTCGTATCCGCGCTAGCAATCTGATGTTGTGTTTTGAAGGGCTACTACAACAAGATGAGCGAACCATTAAATCGTTTATAGAGCTGTTATGGCAGGTCCGTTATCAGTTCGATACATGGGTTGTAAAATGGGTCGAGCATGATGACAGAGAAGATGCTCAGTTACGTTTAACCTCGATTAGTAAGAATAAAGCCTACATCAACCGCAAAGCCAAAGAACTTGGTTTATTGGCACAATTGCAAGCGGTACGTAACTTTACCGGTGATCGCTCAGCCCAGTATTGGTTGACAGCGTTTCTAAGTCGGTTGGTTGCGGATCCGAAAGTAAAAGACGAAGACGTGGTTGCGCTACTGGAACGTATCGATAATCAAATGTCGCTTACCAGTGAAACGCAAAAAGAAACCAGTTTTAAACTTGCATCAGGGACATCGCCACAAACCATTCCCTGGGAAGAACAAGCCGTATATCTTAAAAGCTCTTTGGGAACTCGGTTCGAACATTACTGGTTCCAGAAGTTGGAATACTTACTCTGGAAAAACGGTGATAAAGCCAATGATGAAAAGCTAAAACGTTATCGGATCACTTCGAAAAACTCAGTTGAGCACGTTCACCCTCAAAATGAAGAGTATCATCACCAGCTTGAAAAGAGCCCATTAAATGCTTTTGGTAATTTAGTGCTTCTAAGCCCGGGAGAAAACTCTTCATATAGCAACCAAACGGTAGCAAAGAAAAAAGCGGATTTCGATTCTAAGCCACGTTATGACGCGTTGAAGCTGAAAGATATTTTTGAAACATACACGCAATCATATAACCAATGGTCTGCCAACGAAATAGAAAAACATCAACAGAACATGTTGGTATTGTTGGAAAAACATTACACACAAGGAGTAACTAATGGTCAGTAA
- a CDS encoding DUF262 domain-containing protein, whose amino-acid sequence MTVSVATCSAQQLFEGQEIRASNGKLLNGMLVIPEYQRPYCWESQQLDSLLEDLREHFQKHNELAYYLGSLILHHDEQQLKIIDGQQRITTLAIFGFLSQQYLQLDLHFESPLSQRQIKTNLDWLADRKSKWAKLINFERIQFSLVVTESEDDAYRFFETQNTGGVRLGGPDIIKAHHLRAVPKVHQSRFAIQWEGLGKLDNSVKSLLKGRYWQQLNMRELAPHQKTKAVRDQIVSELGEQTTEGDDIAYGQVLRLTGIGGDVVQQAAQQGYEVRQPLNAGINTIRYLAYFQNLYQQYWVNPTLPHQEGYNRFICWLKGLEGCGYLQGLYEACLMMYISQFGEYQLELAAKKLFRVIYSCRVSNQKAVRENSISSFVKDYPVLDWIALSYTPKQCFAFFDAFDLVVDPSNLVDSKDKTKEVNSVKVRFIKAVNDHFDIDLCPEQYAASFANLLTRNITEMTEAA is encoded by the coding sequence ATGACGGTAAGTGTCGCAACTTGTTCAGCACAACAACTTTTTGAAGGCCAAGAAATACGGGCGAGTAATGGCAAGCTACTTAATGGAATGTTAGTCATCCCTGAATATCAGCGCCCTTATTGCTGGGAAAGTCAGCAACTTGACAGTCTGTTGGAAGATTTAAGAGAACATTTTCAAAAGCATAATGAGCTAGCGTATTATTTGGGTAGCCTAATTCTTCACCATGATGAACAGCAACTGAAAATCATCGATGGTCAACAGCGTATTACTACGTTAGCAATATTCGGTTTTCTCTCTCAACAGTACCTACAACTTGATCTTCATTTTGAATCACCCCTTAGCCAACGACAAATTAAGACAAATCTAGATTGGTTAGCAGATCGCAAATCCAAGTGGGCGAAGCTTATCAATTTTGAGCGTATTCAGTTTTCATTGGTGGTCACTGAATCAGAGGATGATGCGTACCGCTTTTTTGAAACGCAAAACACTGGCGGTGTAAGACTTGGTGGTCCCGATATTATCAAAGCCCATCACTTAAGAGCTGTTCCTAAGGTTCATCAATCAAGATTCGCGATCCAATGGGAAGGGTTGGGTAAATTAGATAACTCAGTCAAATCCCTTTTAAAAGGGCGTTATTGGCAACAACTGAATATGAGAGAACTCGCGCCACATCAGAAGACAAAAGCGGTGAGGGATCAAATTGTCTCCGAACTTGGTGAACAAACAACCGAAGGTGATGACATTGCTTATGGTCAAGTACTGCGGTTAACCGGGATTGGTGGCGACGTTGTCCAACAAGCCGCACAACAGGGATACGAAGTCAGGCAGCCGCTTAATGCGGGTATCAACACTATTCGTTACCTGGCGTATTTCCAAAACTTATATCAGCAATACTGGGTTAACCCGACGTTGCCCCATCAAGAAGGTTACAACCGCTTTATTTGCTGGCTAAAAGGATTAGAAGGCTGTGGCTATTTACAAGGTCTCTATGAAGCGTGCCTGATGATGTACATCAGCCAGTTTGGAGAATATCAGTTAGAGTTGGCAGCGAAAAAATTATTCAGAGTCATATACTCCTGCAGAGTGAGTAATCAGAAAGCGGTAAGAGAAAATTCAATTTCAAGTTTTGTGAAGGACTATCCCGTTTTGGACTGGATTGCTTTGAGCTATACGCCTAAGCAGTGTTTTGCCTTTTTTGATGCGTTTGATTTGGTCGTCGATCCCAGTAATTTAGTAGATTCTAAAGATAAAACCAAAGAAGTTAACAGTGTGAAAGTGCGATTTATTAAAGCTGTAAATGATCATTTTGATATTGATTTGTGTCCAGAACAATACGCGGCTTCATTTGCTAACTTATTAACCCGTAATATCACTGAAATGACGGAGGCGGCATGA
- a CDS encoding helix-turn-helix domain-containing protein — protein sequence MSNPLLRKVFCIEIGTGMSKLVMLKLADNANSNGVCFPSHRYLAAKCEISERSVRNQLTYLVKHGWIEIQNRTNGKGGQRSNFYFLNEKKIEQAYLDQMHQSDESSQANSVVKSLDLPAKPRQSIQTKSAQWAGVERSESGLKTASNPHQSQQVSNRQTSTYPQGGGTGCRYVNETERVSSGTVCHHSYDTESVKAGTDCRGEVAMAADYAGGTSCRHNLLERNKKTLSANPATLQAPPVFDDQPFSELRTQVNLDQFAICRRALELAMNRQ from the coding sequence ATGTCTAATCCACTGTTAAGAAAAGTGTTTTGCATCGAAATTGGCACTGGCATGAGTAAGCTCGTAATGCTGAAACTGGCCGATAACGCCAATAGCAACGGCGTGTGCTTTCCCTCTCATCGTTACCTAGCGGCTAAGTGCGAAATCTCAGAACGTTCGGTGCGCAATCAGCTGACTTATCTTGTTAAGCATGGCTGGATTGAAATTCAAAACCGCACCAATGGCAAAGGTGGTCAGCGCAGCAATTTTTACTTTTTGAACGAGAAGAAAATCGAGCAGGCCTATCTCGATCAAATGCATCAAAGTGATGAATCAAGTCAGGCGAACAGCGTCGTTAAAAGCTTAGATTTACCTGCCAAGCCTCGCCAAAGTATTCAAACAAAATCTGCTCAGTGGGCTGGGGTAGAGCGCTCAGAAAGTGGTCTCAAAACTGCTTCAAATCCCCATCAATCTCAGCAAGTCTCAAACCGACAAACCTCGACTTATCCACAAGGCGGTGGCACCGGTTGCCGGTATGTCAATGAAACTGAGCGAGTAAGCAGCGGCACGGTTTGCCACCACTCATATGATACAGAGTCAGTAAAAGCAGGAACCGATTGCCGGGGGGAGGTGGCAATGGCTGCCGACTACGCGGGCGGCACCAGTTGCCGACATAATCTTTTAGAAAGAAATAAAAAAACTCTGTCGGCAAATCCTGCCACCCTACAAGCGCCTCCGGTGTTTGATGATCAACCTTTTAGTGAGCTAAGAACGCAAGTGAACCTGGATCAATTTGCCATCTGTCGGCGAGCGTTGGAATTAGCGATGAATCGGCAGTGA
- a CDS encoding YafY family protein, whose translation MSKWPIRWDLLFRYRMIEIIALWEGRLTTSHLMQHFGIGRQQASKDINTYLADIAPGNLVYDKSLKGYKPSDTFAPELTNGHADEYLHLLARSEDMTDTFHELNMGFEHTQRVHPVTRNLSAQVLRPLVQAIREKKRVDISYTPLKDGELVERIISPHTLVWTPLRWHVRAYCEHAQDYRDFVLSRIHGTPDINDSIRFLKNSDTLWNTNITIKLTPDTRLNDKQQAVIAKDYGMQDGVLDIHTNASLIRYWLDTYNIDIHTLKSSPQSQQITLANYDELMPYLS comes from the coding sequence ATGAGCAAATGGCCAATACGCTGGGATTTATTATTTCGCTACCGCATGATAGAAATTATCGCGCTCTGGGAAGGCCGCTTAACCACCAGCCATTTGATGCAACACTTCGGTATTGGCAGGCAACAAGCGTCAAAAGACATCAATACCTACCTTGCCGACATTGCGCCGGGCAACTTGGTGTACGATAAATCCCTTAAAGGCTACAAGCCCAGCGACACCTTTGCCCCTGAGCTGACCAATGGCCACGCCGACGAGTATTTACACCTCCTAGCACGCAGCGAAGACATGACTGATACCTTTCACGAGCTCAACATGGGCTTTGAGCACACACAGCGCGTACACCCCGTCACTCGCAACCTCTCGGCCCAAGTGCTACGGCCATTGGTACAAGCGATACGCGAAAAAAAACGTGTCGATATTAGCTACACACCGCTAAAAGATGGCGAACTGGTTGAGCGTATTATCTCACCACACACCCTGGTCTGGACGCCACTGCGCTGGCATGTTCGCGCTTATTGTGAACACGCCCAAGATTACCGAGACTTTGTGCTGAGTCGAATTCACGGCACGCCAGACATCAACGACAGCATTCGCTTTTTAAAAAATTCCGATACACTGTGGAACACCAACATCACAATCAAACTCACGCCAGATACGCGATTGAACGACAAGCAACAAGCGGTGATCGCCAAAGATTATGGCATGCAAGACGGGGTACTCGATATTCATACCAATGCTTCCTTGATCCGCTATTGGCTCGATACCTACAACATTGATATTCACACTTTAAAGTCGAGCCCTCAGAGCCAGCAGATCACGCTAGCAAATTACGATGAGCTGATGCCTTATTTGTCGTAA
- a CDS encoding putative quinol monooxygenase has protein sequence MQNNVNLLVTLKAKEDKLSEFKEILAKLCSESQKEPGCIEYCSGEVIDENTFFIKECWENEEALEQHKQTSHFLELGPLLGECTTSIELKRVQWNQ, from the coding sequence ATGCAAAACAACGTCAATCTTCTCGTCACACTGAAAGCGAAGGAAGATAAGCTTTCAGAGTTTAAGGAAATTCTCGCCAAATTGTGCTCAGAAAGCCAAAAAGAACCCGGCTGTATTGAATACTGCTCAGGTGAAGTGATTGATGAAAACACCTTTTTTATCAAAGAGTGTTGGGAAAACGAAGAGGCTCTAGAGCAGCATAAGCAAACGTCTCATTTTCTGGAATTAGGCCCATTGCTCGGTGAATGCACAACCTCAATTGAACTCAAGCGTGTGCAGTGGA